From Triticum aestivum cultivar Chinese Spring chromosome 4A, IWGSC CS RefSeq v2.1, whole genome shotgun sequence, a single genomic window includes:
- the LOC123086260 gene encoding vacuolar protein sorting-associated protein 2 homolog 1 encodes MAELLRENKRMLDKSIREIERERQGLQTQEKKLIAEIKKVAKQGQMGAVKVMAKDLIRTRHQITKFYALKSQLQGVSLRIQTLKSTQAMGEAMKGVTKAMSQMNRQMNLPALQKIMRDFEMQNEKMEMVSEVMGDAIDDALEGDEEEEETEELVSQVLDEIGIDINSELVKAPATAVAMPVAAGKAPVQAEAAGGMDGGIDDDLQARLDNLRKM; translated from the exons ATGGCAGAGCTGCTGCGGGAGAACAAACGTATGCTAGATAAGTCCATCAGGGAgatcgagagggagaggcaggGCCTGCAGACTCAGGAGAAGAAGCTCATCGCTGAGATCAAGAAGGTGGCCAAGCAAGGACAGATG GGAGCTGTAAAAGTTATGGCCAAGGACCTTATTCGCACAAGGCATCAGATCACGAAATTTTATGCCCTGAAGTCCCAGTTGCAAGGTGTATCTCTTCGTATTCAG ACCCTGAAATCAACACAAGCAATGGGAGAAGCCATGAAGGGCGTCACAAAAGCCATGTCACAGATGAACAGGCAGATGAATCTACCAGCACTCCAGAAGATAATGCGGGACTTTGAGATGCAAAATGAGAAGATGGAAATGGTCAGCGAGGTTATGGGTGATGCCATCGACGATGCCTTGGAgggtgatgaggaggaggaagaaacagaAGAGCTAGTTAGCCAGGTCCTCGATGAAATCGGCATCGACATCAACTCTGAG CTTGTCAAGGCCCCGGCTACCGCAGTCGCCATGCCGGTTGCAGCGGGAAAAGCGCCTGTTCAAGCTGAAGCTGCGGGCGGGATGGACGGTGGAATAGATGATGACTTGCAGGCACGGCTTGATAACCTGAGGAAGATGTGA